The following proteins come from a genomic window of Alphaproteobacteria bacterium:
- a CDS encoding nucleoside deaminase → MMVALEEAKLAAKQDEVPVGAVLVDVLKSKIVAKAGNRVKEDNNPIAHAELLVLQMANVTHLFNMDLYVTLEPCTMCAAALSLARVRRIYFGAYDPKAGAIEHGVRFFDQPSCHHKPEIYGGIYESEAKKLLKSFFLNKRNKVQGFY, encoded by the coding sequence ATGATGGTTGCCTTGGAAGAAGCAAAATTGGCAGCCAAGCAAGATGAGGTTCCTGTGGGTGCTGTTTTAGTTGATGTTTTAAAGTCTAAAATTGTAGCAAAAGCAGGTAATAGAGTAAAAGAAGATAATAATCCTATAGCTCATGCTGAACTTTTAGTATTACAGATGGCGAATGTTACGCATCTTTTTAATATGGATCTTTATGTAACGCTCGAACCATGTACGATGTGTGCAGCGGCTTTGTCATTAGCCCGTGTAAGACGTATTTATTTTGGCGCTTATGATCCGAAAGCTGGTGCAATAGAACATGGAGTTAGATTTTTTGATCAACCAAGTTGCCATCATAAACCCGAAATTTATGGTGGTATCTATGAAAGTGAAGCAAAAAAATTGTTAAAAAGTTTTTTTCTAAATAAAAGAAATAAAGTCCAGGGTTTTTATTAA
- a CDS encoding gamma-glutamyl-gamma-aminobutyrate hydrolase family protein, with amino-acid sequence MTLPVIGLTLDSENNGGYSALPWYALRENYCSAVVQAGGLPFLLPHEPEKVDDYIDHIDGLIVTGGNFDVDPSLFGDKTKHPTVKTKDRRTSFEFKITQKALEKNIPILGICGGQQLLNVVLGGTLIQHIPDEIKNCLQHEQPNPRTEPGHNVSVTSGTLLHKICGQLQFPVNSAHHQAVKSVSSSAVVNALAPDGVIEGIESKNHRFCLGVQWHPEYHISDADNKIFDAFIKAAKN; translated from the coding sequence ATGACACTCCCTGTAATTGGACTTACACTAGATTCAGAAAATAACGGCGGATATTCTGCTCTACCTTGGTATGCATTGCGCGAAAATTATTGTAGTGCTGTCGTTCAGGCAGGTGGATTACCTTTTCTCCTTCCTCATGAACCTGAAAAAGTTGATGATTACATCGATCATATTGATGGGTTAATTGTTACAGGTGGAAATTTTGATGTTGATCCTAGTTTATTTGGTGATAAAACAAAACATCCAACAGTTAAAACTAAAGACCGACGTACCAGTTTTGAATTTAAAATTACCCAAAAAGCTTTAGAAAAAAATATCCCTATATTAGGTATATGCGGTGGACAACAATTATTAAATGTTGTTCTTGGTGGTACACTTATCCAACATATTCCTGATGAAATTAAAAATTGCTTACAACATGAACAACCTAATCCACGTACTGAACCTGGGCATAATGTTTCTGTAACATCGGGAACGTTACTTCATAAAATTTGTGGGCAATTGCAATTCCCAGTTAATAGTGCTCATCACCAAGCTGTTAAATCTGTATCTTCTTCTGCTGTTGTTAATGCTTTAGCACCAGATGGTGTTATTGAAGGAATTGAAAGTAAGAATCATCGCTTTTGTCTTGGGGTTCAATGGCATCCTGAAT